A region of the Centropristis striata isolate RG_2023a ecotype Rhode Island chromosome 20, C.striata_1.0, whole genome shotgun sequence genome:
AGGGAGATGCCTTGCTCAGCAGCGCAGGCTCCAACTGCATTTCTGTCCTCATATTTGAGAGGAATGGGTGTGTTAGGGTCAGCAGCTGGGAGATCACTTTCCTTCTTGATGGTGCCATCCACTGCTTTCAGCCCCTGTGTCGTGTATTTCAGAGATTATTAGCACAGCAGGTGACACATGACATCATTAGCAGTGATTGTACGCAAACATAAACCTGAATTTCATACAGAGACTCGCCTTAAGCACGTAGCTCAGGACGTGTCTGCATCTCTCCTCCTTGTCATGAGAAACTGGGAAAGCTCCGCTTGGCTGCAGGGAACAAAACATTTGAGATTATGCTTTGGTGTTAACATACAATATATGTACCTGTGCCTTCGACACCGTCTCCTCAGGAAAAGCATTTAGCAACTCACTCTGATCTGGTAAGTGGATTTGTATTTCTCCGGGACGGACAGCTCCCCAACAGAGCGGATCACAGCCACAGCTTTACTATCATCCTGTGGGCTGTAGGAGCCATTTTCATCACTGTCCTCCGTcagctcttcctcctcttcgtcGCTGTAGCTGTCCTCTGAGCCGCCGGCCCGGAGCGACTCCCCTTCATCTTCCTCTGGAGGCTCGTCGAGCTGGAACAGCTCTGACAGCATGTAGTGGGCGGAGGCAATGATCTGAAGAGACAGGAGATGGAAGAGATCAAGACCGGAGTCAAGTTCAATTAAATCTGAACTATTTCAGATATAGTCAAGtggtttcactttttattttccagCTGTCTCAACTAGTTATAAAAATATTACACTTATCTAATCGGGACGAATGACAACAAATTATTCTCCagaggggtgttccatcaaAGTGGCTAAACAAACCGTGGAATCattgaaaaagcctggttagaaTTAACACCAACTTTCACTTCAGGCTAAAGCCGTTCCACTAACGCCGCTCAGCGCGTCTAGTCAACGCTAACTCAACCCAGAGTATACAAGCCGGCATTGTGCGCGAGCGCGGAGTATAGAAGCAGCCCGTATTAATCAATCATGGAACAGCCGGGAACAGCCAATAAGATGTCGCGAAAAGTGGCGAAAAGTGGCGAAAAGCAGCGCTGATggagctttatgaagaatatcAAGTGACGGTCACAAAAAGAGGTGAAAAACAGCTCTGATTTTTCCTCCGCGGCCAAGCAAACGATGCTGTCggagctttatgaagaatataaaGTGATGGTCACACTAACAGACACTACTAATGCCATTGACAGAGCCAGGGAGATGGCATGCCAAAACAACTGCAGAATGATAAAATGCACAAGTAATTCAATCctatttattgtgttatttgttgttgttaataaattaacaattagaTCACTAAATACAATAAGACTAGTTATATTATCAGGTAGGTGTAGGCTAAGTTCAGAGCACTCACAACTAAAATTAATTTACTGCAAACTGGGCGAAGTAACCCTGCCCTATATTAATTATTCTACATCTCAACAGGAGAAATCtgaacagcaaaaaaagaacTTGGCTGCAAGCGAAAACGTAATAATATTCGGGCTGTATCTTCATTCTACAGATTGTGTATAACCATGCACCTTGCTGCAGGACAAAGCTGGAACAACTACTGCAGCAAGCAATGAtgagaaattaaattataattggCAACTACATAATCAGCTACTCTTTGACACTCTTTGAATgggaactgaaaaccaaaaactcgatatagagacaaaaagctaaaaatgtaataattaaattgGAGATAAAGTAACAAAAGAATGATGTAAGTATACATTTTACCACAGCAGAAGGTCGTGGTTTAGACTGcattaaagtgtttttctttgtcttaacagctagaacaaaatgaataaaggactaataaaaaacttttgcacacttttcttaaattatacatgtttaGCTTTCAAATAAAGGATTCACTCCAGaacaaaagttgcatgaattaaaaaacagattaatttAAATACGCGTGTAAATTCATGCCTCATCACATTGTGAGAAAAAACGTCTAAACCAGACTGTAACATAAAAGTCTAAACTTTCTGCACAGACATTAAAAGTGACACGCATGAACAGAAACGTGGCAGAACTGTCATTGGCTGTTTTGATATTGTTTCCGCCCATCGGGAATTAtttgacacacagctaaagtAAGCTCGACAGTTAGCCTGCCCCAGAGCAGGCTAGTTCAGTGGtgtaagttaccatggttactgagcgggGAGTCACATAAGCCACTTTGATGGAAAGcatctctcacttaaattagcGAGACTTATCAAAATAAGCCAgttgatggaacacccctcaGGTGACCTTTTTCCTATCCATCATTCAACCTGTCTGCTCATCgtttaaatgtagaaaaataggacatatttttattatgaccAATTTTTCTAAGTGTGTCCCATTTCTATTTAACTGTAACTTTGACTTAACCTACCTGTGGGTGCCTCTCCTCATCCAGAAGTTTGACACAGTTTAAGAGTAGAGTTCTGATTGTACCATAGTGCTTTCTGTTTTGCCTCGCCTTCAGCATCAAGTTGCTGGCAActctgcacagaaaaaaaacagaaaataactaattacAGTTGTATGTTTTAGGCTTAATTTACTtgtaaacaatattttatataaacaaGAATGGGTACAAAAAAAAGGCTTATTAAAAATTGCATTATGACTTATTATTGTAAAATTGTGTTGTTAATATTGTGTTTTGGCATGTCTATTCCTTGTGTTTAAACCTGGTATTTTTGCACATTGCAGCTAAGATAAGGCTACAAGAATATTATTAATAGTATAGTATATGTAGAATTAGATTCCATTAGTGGTGTGTGAACAAAATTCCAGAGTGTTGTAGTAGGTCAAAAagtaagtttaaaaaataaagatggcTATAATGAATTTTAAAAGAATCCTGATGTACAAAGACGCTCCTGTCCTGAGCCTTTCCTGAAACTTACCTGTATAGTAACACAGCCACAGGTAGAGTGAAGGGATTCTGACATTTCTCTTCTTCTGCCTCCTCACACAGAGTAGTAAGATCATAAAGCTTAACAATGTCACTCCCACTAGCTGTGGATTCAACGAAAAACATTAGAAATCATCAAGTACCTAATTAATGAAAAGACTTTAGACTTCATGTTCACCTATATCCCACCTTTGAACAGCCAGTAGGTGTGACCCTCTTTGGTGCAGTTGGACTTGAGGAAGGAGAGGATATTTTGAGCGATGTCTTTAACCACCCTTGTGGAAAAATTTGAGTTCTCCAGGTGAGGTAtgtcttctgtttttatcatctcatatttctgcaagaaaaaggaaaaactatGAGGACCTTTAAATCAGTTCTATAAAAACAGCTAATTTTCTACTGTGAACATCAACTATGGCACTAATCAAACAGATCATAAGAATACTTCAGCAAACAGTAATTTACCTGAACAATTCCATTGACGTGAAAGCACATGACAAGCTCTGGGACGTTACACATCAGATTGTCGAGCCAGTAATCAATACCCGTCAGGATGTTTATTGGTTTattgttgtccctgaaaaacaCAGTAAGAAAGCTAAAGGTTAAGTGTTACATTAAGCAAGAATAATGTAGTGGAACTGGTGTGTAATTCTGACAAGGTTGCAGCATCCAAAATTACATTTGTGGTTCACCTTCTGAGGTCagataaactaaattaaaaatgaagccACTATGTGTAATTTGCATTATCTAGCTGACACAGACATTTAACATAAGGCCCTGACAGAAGGCAACAGATGTCCGTAACAAATACTAcaattacattaataatatcTCTCTAAATTAGTATTATTTTAGATACTTAATGGGAGTTTAAAATTCCAACCTGAGTCTCAGACTGACGGCGGGATAGCGACCACCTCCAAAGATAGGCATGTTTGACCCGACCAACATGTGGATATCCTCAAATGTCCACATGATGTTTCGCACAAAGTCGTTCCTTAAACCCTGTCAAACAAGTGACATCAAAACAtatacagaaagacagacatgaCACTTAAGCTACCAGCTGTAGTAGATAACCATTAAAGAAAACTAAGAGGTTTTTCTACCTGACTGTTCTCCCCTTCGTTGAAGAGCATAGTGAGGTTTTGCTCTTTGGGTACAGACGTCACCTGGCCCAGAGCAAATTTGCTGTCCATAGAAACACTTTCCTACACATTAAAGGTAGCAACATGAAGGAGATTAGGGGAGTAAATCATAAGTTTCATCACAagacaatattatattgattctttTGACAGCAATCTGATATTTCCTCACATTACAAAGTCTGCCACGATACCATTTTGAATTAGTTCAATTCAGGGGCCTGCGATCAATATGAAACAATATCATATATACCATTTAACATAATTAGTTAGCTTTATATCATGtcacaaaagcaacaaaaataagattttttactGAGCTCTTCtagacatttaaattaaaaacaatgttttgatAAAGAGAATTAATATAAAGTGGGAATGTCAAAATAAAGGCATTTCTTAAAGATCATTGATAACTGAATTGGCATATTGATCAGGATTGTTACATCCTGAAAGGAGATAATGTCACGTGGTGTTTGTTTACTAGAAACAAGTGTTCTTTGGGGTGACATGACAAGACATTATGTTCCTCCAGAGGGCTGCTGCTGAGTCAAGTGTGGTACCTGGTGATAAATTCGGTATACTAGTCTATTTTGGAGTTAAGCCTTATAATAAacctgtcatttttacatctgcaGTATCAGAGTGAAGTGAGGTACTGTACCTGCTTTGGAGCATCTGATTCTTCTGTATCAGACGCTGTGCTGGTGAAAGTGGTGGGCCATGAAGAACTAAACTCTTCTGCctcattctcctcctccccttcgtTCAGGTTGTCTGGTACAGGCTCTGCAGCCCCATCACCATTTATACTGGAGGAAACAGCAGTTGTTATTGGACAACACTGGGaaagctgcactgtaaaataagtgtagcctaaattcaagtACCCACCTGTAGTAGAGGAACTTTGACAGGATTGCTTTCTGATACCAGTGCTCTttactcttcttttttctctgccACTTCTGATCTATTAGCCGCTGGTAAAACTCTTTTAGCCACGTCCAATCTCCTgtctacaacacacacacacacacacacagaagggagaatacttacatacttacaccACATGCATAAAGGATTATTTAAAGGGGTCTATCCATGACATAAAAAAGTGGAATAAGTTGTTTCTGTACCTGAGAAGATTGCATGAAGAGCTCTTGAATGTCCAGCTCATCCAAAAGCAACGTCCTCCCCACACGGTGAACGGCCATACTGACATGAGACTTGCTGTAGGGAATCTTCAAAAGCTTCTTGATGTTCTAAATGTGACAGAAAACCATGTTAATGATGCAGAAGTGAAGATAATAATGTTAGCCATATAAAAGCTCCACAAACCTCGGAGTCTGATACCACGTCGACATCATCCCCAACGCAGTCAATGAATTCATAAGCCATTCCAAAACTacaacagaaaaaagggaaCTTAATCAGAACAGAGTTTGCAAATTATGATATAAATTAGATTGAGATTGTAAACATTAGTCATTGTGATAATTTACAGTCACATTCTAAAATACCAGCCTAACAAGAGGTCTAGTTTCCCCTCTTCATATAAATAAGTATATACACATTTCTTATCATTCCCTTACCTGGTTTGGGAAAAAACGTGGCTTACTGGTTAAGGAGACCGTTCTTTGGACAGCTTAAAGGAATGGTTCGGAATTTTGGACATAGGACCTCATTTCCAACTTAGCCGGTGTGATATAGGTCGGTGGAGACCGTTTTCAGCACAGATGTCACGACTGGAGGGCTCTTCTGGTTTCGTTTTGACGCACTACTACTAACCCACAAAGTAAAATTCCGCTGCTGCTGAGAAACTAGtccctcaaaatgttttaacattgaaaatgcaaggttggtttaatttctaaaatgattctatcaacacagacatgtacatcgatagtccgacgttataatgcatttgtctcgggtgttctgcggagcaggtaaagctgtttttagtgacaggCTGGATGTTACTATTGACGTGCGCTAGCTCAACACCAGTTTAGCAACAGTGACTTGTGCAACTATAaggactgcataaaatgtgctgaaaacggtCTCCACCGACCTATATCACACCGGCTAAGTTGGAAATGAGGTCCTATGTCCAAAATTCCGAACCATTcctttaatgcttttattgaGCAAAACCTAAACTTTTCTACAGAGACCAGCAAACGCAAATGGTCAAATTACATGTGAATATCAGTTGTAATTCTCATGTAGTTATACCTGGAAAAAGGCTTGCTCTTGCTGCTGGACCCTAATACGGTGGTGCCAGCGCTGCCCAGTTGGGGGTTTTCTCTGAGCCAGTTGGCAGGAGGCAGCTTCAGGTCTGTCTTCTCCTGCAGCAGGGCATAGCTGGTAGGAGGTGGGGCTGCAGAGTACTTAACCACAGCACGGCTCTTGATTTCACTGGTGCCTGAGCATACTGCAGAGTcctgcatgaaaacaaacatcatATTGAAGTAAGGACCAATAGTCACTGATTGAGGTTGAAGTTAAGAATCTTGTCCCTCTACGTCAACCTTTCTAGTTTAGTTACTTACATGTTTGCTGTTCTCTTCTGTACAGGTAGGGCCACTTTCTTCCTTAGCATTATTATCC
Encoded here:
- the edrf1 gene encoding erythroid differentiation-related factor 1 isoform X1; this translates as MSASAEDRETGIPLDNNAKEESGPTCTEENSKHDSAVCSGTSEIKSRAVVKYSAAPPPTSYALLQEKTDLKLPPANWLRENPQLGSAGTTVLGSSSKSKPFSSFGMAYEFIDCVGDDVDVVSDSENIKKLLKIPYSKSHVSMAVHRVGRTLLLDELDIQELFMQSSQTGDWTWLKEFYQRLIDQKWQRKKKSKEHWYQKAILSKFLYYSINGDGAAEPVPDNLNEGEEENEAEEFSSSWPTTFTSTASDTEESDAPKQESVSMDSKFALGQVTSVPKEQNLTMLFNEGENSQGLRNDFVRNIMWTFEDIHMLVGSNMPIFGGGRYPAVSLRLRDNNKPINILTGIDYWLDNLMCNVPELVMCFHVNGIVQKYEMIKTEDIPHLENSNFSTRVVKDIAQNILSFLKSNCTKEGHTYWLFKASGSDIVKLYDLTTLCEEAEEEKCQNPFTLPVAVLLYRVASNLMLKARQNRKHYGTIRTLLLNCVKLLDEERHPQIIASAHYMLSELFQLDEPPEEDEGESLRAGGSEDSYSDEEEEELTEDSDENGSYSPQDDSKAVAVIRSVGELSVPEKYKSTYQIRPSGAFPVSHDKEERCRHVLSYVLKGLKAVDGTIKKESDLPAADPNTPIPLKYEDRNAVGACAAEQGISLLLERATPLQSDQKHPTRSGMIPGSWQHRMKLQLFLKASKAYYVLSDAATNLVKYGRALRYIKLSLQCYDAYCSVSGTLHPQVLQFHSQSLSLCGDIQLMLAQNANNRAAYLEEYSYQTKEDQEILHSLQRESSCQAFNMATDLATDPEYQLFVSSKCYEAAYELFVSEALKDHASDQLAQVLKRLGNIRNEMGVFYMNQAAAMQTEKEVKKAVSVVEQELWKKSFAFFEKGMKDFAAIGDSTNTALLLCNTGRLMRICAQAHCAMSADQSRGEFSPEEALYYNKAIDYYLRAMKSLASRENHPAVWDSVNWELSTTYFTLATLLQDYAPLSRKAQEQIEREVTEAMMKSLKYCDLQTESARQPLYQYRAATIHHRLASMYHSCFRNQVGDEHLRKQHRSLAELHYSKAVCLFLSLKDAPCELLRTLLERVAFAEFTMAGQSSSVAKLKSLTGAVEIMTETRFAFQLIHKELLEEQIELSEQDPAESAESPDVTAGPTSGLNLQEVMKLIGVFEPSFSFLLLQLIKLMTTMKRKPGNKDEELLKTLKNVYSKLLRADKNAPLLHRVELHIELLQLLTPQTGSDDTRSHS